In Loktanella sp. M215, the genomic window TAGAGTGCTGTCTGCACCATGTCGCCCAATGAATGCAGGAAGCGGTTCTGCGACAGCTTCAGGATCTGCTTGTGAAATTCGTAGTCCGCCACGGCAAAGGCGGCACGGTCGGCGGCATGTTCCATGTCGTCGCACAGCTGCGTCAGCCGTGCCGAGTCCACCACGTTCGCCAGTTTGGCGGCCTTTGCCGCGGCCGCGGGTTCAAAGATAATCCGGATTTCGAACAGCTCTTCGTAGAATTGCGTCGGGTTCTTTTGGGCCGCGTGCCACATGAGCACATCTTCGTCGAACATGTTCCAGTCGTCGGCCGCGCGGACATGGGTGCCGACCTTGGCCTTTGACTGGATCAGACCCTTGGCGATCAGCGTCTTCTTGGCCTCGCGCACGACCGTGCGCGAGACGCCGAACATCTCGCAGAGATCGGGATCGAGGGGGATCATCGTGCCCGCCCGGTATTCCCCTGCAACGATCGCGCGTCCCAGCTGATCGACGACGAAGGTGGTATGGTTCGACGCGCGTTCGTCCCGTGCGCCGTAATGGACGAAATTCATGATGGCGTGACGAAGCCAGTCGCTGCTTTTCTGCGTGCCGTCGATGCCCAAGTCAGTCCCTTTTGCAGAAGGATGAATGCGAAAAGCAAACCTCCGATGACGATTTTTGTCCACCAGCTCGACAGCGTTCCATCGAAGACGATGTAGGTCTGGATCAGCCCCATGATCAGGATGCCGAAGAATGTCCCTGCGACAAATCCGTAGCCGCCCGTCAGCAGCGTGCCGCCGATGACGACCGCGGCAATGGCGTCAAGTTCCACGCCGACGGTGGCCAGCGAATACCCTGCCGAGGTGTAAAGCGAGAAGACGATGCCCGACAGTCCCGCGAGGCCCCCCGAGATGGCATAGATCCCGATGGTGGTCGAGGCCAGCGGCACGCCCATCAGCCGCGCCGTCGCACCGCCGCCGCCCAGGGCATAGACGTTCTGTCCGAACCGGGTGCGGTGGGCGACGAGGGCACCGACGATGAAGGTCAGGATCATCACCCCGCCGATCAGGCGAAAGCGCCCGCCACTGGCGGTCTTCCAGTAGATCTGTTGCAGCGTGTCGTAGAACGGGTGATTGATCGGCACGGAATCCGTCGACAGGACGTAGGCGGCACCACGGGCCAGGAACATGCCAGCCAGCGTCACGATGAACGGCGGCATTTCCAGATAGTGGATGACAGCGCCCATCGCCGCACCGAAGGTCGCGGTGATGACCAGCACGAGGGCAAAGGCCGCCAGCGGGTGGATGCTGGTGTCACGCAGGATTACGGCAAGAAAGACGCCGGTAAAGGCGATGACGGAACCGACTGACAGGTCGATCCCGCCCGACAGGATGACAAAGGTCATGCCGACCGCGACGATGCCCAGAAAGGCATTGTCGGTCAACAGGTTGGCTACCACGCGCAGCGACAGCATCGCGGGATACTGCGAGGCACAGAGCGCGTAGGCCAGTACGAACGTCGCCAGCGTGATCAACAGGGGCAGGTGGGTGGACCGGATCATCGGTGACCCTCCTTCAGCGGTGGCAGGGGTTTGCGGGCGGTTTGGGGTGCAGAGGCGCGCAGGATGTAAAGCAGGTGGCTGACCTTGGGCGACTGGATCACGAGGATCGCGAGGATCAGCAGCGCCTTGATGATCAGGTTGAACTCCGGCGGCAGACCGGACAGCAGGATCAGCGAGTTCACGGACTGGATGATCATGGCCCCCAGCAGCGACGCGATGATCGAGAAGCGACCGCCCAGCAGGGAGTTGCCGCCGATGACGACAGCGAGGATCGCGTCGAGTTCCAGCCACAGCCCGGCGTTGTTGGCGTCTGCCCCTTGAATGTCGGCGGCGACGATGATGCCCGCGATCCCGGCCGCGAGGCCCGAGACGACGTAGACGCAGATCAGCAGGACGCGGCTGTTGATGCCGGCAAGCCGCGACGATGCCTCGTTGATGCCGATGGATTCGATCAGCATCCCCAGCGCCGTGCGGCGCACGAAGATCGCGACGAAGGTGCCAAGGGCCAGCCAGATCACCACCGGTGTCGGCACGCCAAGGACGGTGCCTGCGCCCAGATGGATCAGGCCGGGGTCGAGGAACGTCAGGATCGTGCCGCCGGTGATCAGCTGCGCAATCCCGCGCCCGGCGACCATCAGCACCAGCGTCGCCACGATCGGCTGGATGCGCAGCACCGCCACAAGGATCCCGTTCCACAGCCCGCACAGCGCGCCGACGGCCAGCGCACCGGCCACGGCCGTCAGGAAATGGTGCCCGTCCACGACGAGAGACGCGGCCGTCGCGCCAGCGATGGCCATTACCGCGCCGACGGACAAATCGATCCCCTTGGTCGCGATCACCAGGGTCATGCCAAGGCACAGCAGCGCCGTCGGCGCACCCCGGTTCAGCACGTCGATCAGGTTGC contains:
- a CDS encoding FadR/GntR family transcriptional regulator, whose protein sequence is MGIDGTQKSSDWLRHAIMNFVHYGARDERASNHTTFVVDQLGRAIVAGEYRAGTMIPLDPDLCEMFGVSRTVVREAKKTLIAKGLIQSKAKVGTHVRAADDWNMFDEDVLMWHAAQKNPTQFYEELFEIRIIFEPAAAAKAAKLANVVDSARLTQLCDDMEHAADRAAFAVADYEFHKQILKLSQNRFLHSLGDMVQTALYSLFMTEANDAFPQSKVEVSRKHRAIATAIARGEAALAHAAMTEVISESFHRTRLRYATGP
- the yjfF gene encoding galactofuranose ABC transporter, permease protein YjfF, giving the protein MIRSTHLPLLITLATFVLAYALCASQYPAMLSLRVVANLLTDNAFLGIVAVGMTFVILSGGIDLSVGSVIAFTGVFLAVILRDTSIHPLAAFALVLVITATFGAAMGAVIHYLEMPPFIVTLAGMFLARGAAYVLSTDSVPINHPFYDTLQQIYWKTASGGRFRLIGGVMILTFIVGALVAHRTRFGQNVYALGGGGATARLMGVPLASTTIGIYAISGGLAGLSGIVFSLYTSAGYSLATVGVELDAIAAVVIGGTLLTGGYGFVAGTFFGILIMGLIQTYIVFDGTLSSWWTKIVIGGLLFAFILLQKGLTWASTARRKAATGFVTPS
- a CDS encoding ABC transporter permease, translated to MMGRALMRRIAPQLIILAIVLGLNLLVFPDFLKVELQNGRLFGNLIDVLNRGAPTALLCLGMTLVIATKGIDLSVGAVMAIAGATAASLVVDGHHFLTAVAGALAVGALCGLWNGILVAVLRIQPIVATLVLMVAGRGIAQLITGGTILTFLDPGLIHLGAGTVLGVPTPVVIWLALGTFVAIFVRRTALGMLIESIGINEASSRLAGINSRVLLICVYVVSGLAAGIAGIIVAADIQGADANNAGLWLELDAILAVVIGGNSLLGGRFSIIASLLGAMIIQSVNSLILLSGLPPEFNLIIKALLILAILVIQSPKVSHLLYILRASAPQTARKPLPPLKEGHR